In Kineococcus sp. NBC_00420, a single genomic region encodes these proteins:
- a CDS encoding aspartate/glutamate racemase family protein produces MSHVRVLNPNTSVAMTEVVLAAARAVARPDTHVSATCSRRAPATVETHVDEVFGAAGILEQVERGERDGVDGYVIACFGDTGLPAARELAHGPVVGMTEAALQAASLLAHRFSVITMPPRTIAMTDRVVQELGLAHRCTVRAVDVSVAEIETGAGPAFDAFAREARETLVAKRAEAVVLGCAGLTDLVDGLRAALGVPVIDGVAAATTALEGLLAQGLTTSRANTWAEPVGSPTTSEVWG; encoded by the coding sequence CGTGCTCGCGGCCGCCCGTGCCGTCGCCCGCCCCGACACGCACGTCAGCGCCACCTGCTCCCGCCGCGCCCCCGCCACCGTCGAGACCCACGTCGACGAGGTGTTCGGCGCCGCCGGGATCCTCGAACAGGTGGAACGGGGTGAACGCGACGGCGTCGACGGCTACGTGATCGCCTGCTTCGGGGACACCGGTCTGCCGGCCGCCCGGGAACTCGCCCACGGACCCGTCGTCGGCATGACGGAGGCCGCGCTGCAGGCCGCCTCGCTGCTCGCGCACCGGTTCAGCGTCATCACCATGCCGCCGCGGACGATCGCCATGACGGACCGCGTCGTGCAGGAACTCGGGTTGGCGCACCGCTGCACCGTCCGTGCCGTCGACGTCTCCGTCGCGGAGATCGAGACCGGCGCCGGACCCGCCTTCGACGCCTTCGCCCGCGAGGCCCGCGAGACCCTCGTGGCGAAGCGCGCCGAGGCCGTCGTGCTCGGCTGCGCCGGCCTCACCGACCTCGTCGACGGTCTGCGCGCGGCCCTGGGGGTTCCCGTGATCGACGGCGTCGCCGCCGCGACCACGGCGCTCGAGGGGTTGCTCGCGCAGGGCCTCACGACCTCCCGGGCGAACACCTGGGCCGAACCCGTCGGTTCCCCGACCACGAGCGAGGTGTGGGGATGA
- a CDS encoding amidohydrolase family protein, with protein sequence MSVLFTDVLVWAPAQPSAMVGPTDLLVDGDVIAAIGEQARGLAPADARTVDGAGHHVLVPGLVNAHFHSPANHLKGAFRSRPLETFMLYESPADPALTPTPREAYLRTMLGALEMLRTGTTSVQDDAFLMPTPDPEIIDAVMQAYADSGIRASVALDQPELPDADKLPFLAGADEGFAAALNTPAPAAAPELLAAYDHLVGNWHGSHGGRLTAAVSISAPQRVSPEYFAALDDLSRRHDLPLFAHFLETRVQRALSVPGTGQERFAGRSLVRYTADLGLLSERVNVIHAVWVDDDDLDLIADAGAVVAHNPVSNLRLGSGVMPFRAMRERGIPIALGVDEAICDDTVNTWGVVKAAGLVHNVSGLDAEDWPSTTEVLEALWEGGAAAMRQTGRIGRVDVGAQADLLLLDLHAPAFTPFNDLRGQLVYCENGGSVAMTLVAGHVVAEAGRVVSVDETELLAEARELHAARLPALQRTWAAADALLPAYDAVVRRAARTDVGMNRWIA encoded by the coding sequence ATGAGCGTCCTGTTCACCGATGTCCTGGTCTGGGCCCCCGCCCAGCCCTCGGCGATGGTCGGCCCCACCGACCTCCTCGTCGACGGCGACGTCATCGCCGCGATCGGGGAGCAGGCGCGGGGACTCGCCCCCGCCGACGCCCGCACCGTCGACGGCGCCGGTCACCACGTCCTCGTCCCCGGTCTGGTCAACGCGCACTTCCACTCGCCCGCGAACCACCTCAAGGGCGCGTTCCGCAGCCGTCCGCTCGAGACGTTCATGCTCTACGAGTCCCCCGCCGACCCGGCCCTGACGCCGACCCCGCGGGAGGCGTACCTGCGCACGATGCTCGGCGCGCTGGAGATGCTGCGCACCGGGACGACGAGCGTGCAGGACGACGCGTTCCTCATGCCGACCCCGGACCCCGAGATCATCGACGCGGTCATGCAGGCCTACGCCGACAGCGGGATCCGCGCCTCGGTCGCCCTGGACCAGCCCGAACTCCCGGACGCGGACAAGCTCCCGTTCCTGGCCGGGGCCGACGAGGGTTTCGCCGCGGCGTTGAACACCCCCGCCCCGGCCGCGGCCCCGGAACTCCTCGCGGCCTACGACCACCTCGTCGGGAACTGGCACGGGAGCCACGGCGGCCGGCTCACGGCCGCGGTGTCGATCTCCGCCCCCCAGCGGGTCAGCCCCGAGTACTTCGCGGCCCTCGACGACCTCAGCCGCCGTCACGACCTCCCGTTGTTCGCCCACTTCCTGGAGACCCGCGTGCAACGGGCGCTCTCGGTGCCAGGCACCGGGCAGGAACGCTTCGCCGGCCGCAGCCTGGTCCGCTACACGGCCGACCTCGGGCTGCTCAGCGAGCGGGTCAACGTCATCCACGCCGTCTGGGTCGACGACGACGACCTGGACCTCATCGCCGACGCGGGCGCCGTCGTGGCCCACAACCCCGTCAGCAACCTGCGCCTGGGTAGCGGGGTCATGCCGTTCCGGGCCATGCGCGAGCGGGGCATCCCGATCGCGCTCGGCGTCGACGAGGCGATCTGCGACGACACCGTGAACACCTGGGGCGTCGTCAAGGCCGCGGGGCTCGTGCACAACGTCTCGGGGCTCGACGCCGAGGACTGGCCCAGCACCACCGAGGTCCTCGAGGCCCTCTGGGAGGGCGGCGCGGCGGCCATGCGCCAGACCGGCCGGATCGGTCGCGTCGACGTCGGCGCCCAGGCCGACCTCCTCCTGCTCGACCTGCACGCCCCCGCGTTCACCCCCTTCAACGACCTCCGCGGCCAGCTCGTCTACTGCGAGAACGGGGGCAGCGTCGCCATGACCCTCGTCGCCGGTCACGTCGTCGCCGAGGCCGGCCGGGTGGTCTCCGTGGACGAGACCGAACTGCTGGCGGAGGCGCGTGAACTGCACGCCGCCCGTCTTCCCGCTCTCCAACGCACGTGGGCCGCGGCCGACGCCCTGCTCCCGGCCTACGACGCCGTGGTCCGCCGGGCCGCCCGCACCGACGTCGGAATGAACAGGTGGATCGCATGA